The following DNA comes from Nycticebus coucang isolate mNycCou1 chromosome 19, mNycCou1.pri, whole genome shotgun sequence.
GGGCATGTAGCAGTGACAGAGAGAGCTGGACTTGGCCAGATCATAAGGTAGCTGGGGTAGTGTCCACATGTgagaagggccaaggaagaggccCCAGGTCCCCACCCTTCTATAGTGCACATTGAAATCCAAGCTGGAGGGGGCCACCCCCACAGCAGGCCTGCGAGTCATGGGGAGCTGCTCAGAGACTGTGCATCACCATCATATCGACAGCAGGTGCCGGGGGGGGCTCTGCCTTCTGATCCTGAGTCTCTGCACTAGATGGCACTCAGCTCTCAGCCCCAGCCCGGTCTACAGAAGGCTGGGCTCCATCACGCCTGCCTCCCCATTAACCCTGTCAGCCCAGGGAAGGAGCAGGGCGGGCAGGTGGGCGCTGTCAGACACACCGCCCCACCAGCCCAAGCCCCACTCCTCTAAGGCATCAGAGCGTAGCAGGCACCTGCCAGCACTCAGCGTCTGCCCTGCCTCTCACGGTCTCAGGAGAGCGGCCACCACCACCTGAGCAATCCTGCAGCAACTGCCTCAGTCAGCCCTGTGCAGAGGACGGGCCCAGCCACCGAGTCTCGCTGCTGCCACCAAGTATGCCCCTGTCCCAGCCAGCCTGCGGTTGTCCAGTCATAGGTGGCCCAGCCACTCATGGGCCAATCTTCCTGGTGCTGCTATTGTTCGGGATAACTGTGTTGTCcatttctttccccttctttgtCACTGCTTTCTCAGACCTGCTGAATAAGAGGATGCCCACACCTCCCGGTTGCACCGTTTCCAATATGTCCTAAGAGATTAGTAGCAAGTTATCTCCTCTtctctcactttcctcatctaaTTCATCGGTTTTCTATTCAATAATATGTATGAGACATTGTCTGGGAATTGACTGATAGGCAgctaaaattaaatacattttagcaTAATTTACTTTATATTAAGTTTAATAGAGTCTTCTCGAATGCAACTTCACTGAAGCtttatacataaaaaaagaaattaagctgGCTACAATTCAATTCTTCTTCTTATAGTAAAATGAGTTTGTTAAACAAATACTGGTTTTTAAAACATTACTGGTTTGAAGGGAAAAGCACAGTGAATTATAGTTtacaatttaatatttaaatagaagtattaaaatacaattaataAATACAACAAAGAACGGTCTGACCAAAGTCTTTTGGGGACTAATTATTCCGATCGACACAGAGAGAAAAGGGGTCAgttcacacattttttttaacagttagcaaacatattttgaaataatattaatgatttttacaccagattttattatttttattgtttcaggatAATTTCAgtatacaaagaattaggctacaataactgcattttttaattaaagtccctcttgtaattgtgtgcCACCCCCGAGATGTGTGCCGTACACCCCAgcattgtgcctattaagtgggggaacacctctccccttccctcctctcctctccaagCTCCCTTGTTCCCCACCCACCACCTTAAATtgatttaagtttttcttttatgtagttgtgtattagatcatctagtGACTTCATGTCAGAATGGAGTTCAttggattctactgtattcttgtgatactttactaagaatgtgttccacctccatccaggttaatagaaaaaaatacaaagtctccatctttttcatggctgaatagtattccatgctatacatataccacagcttgttaatcagttcctgggttggtgggcatttaggttgtttccacgtttttttggcaattgtaaattgagctgtgataaagtctagtgcaaatgtctttatgacaaaatgattttttttgtcttctggatagatgcctagtaataggatagtaggatcaaatgggaggtttaatttgagttctttgagggttctccatacttcctttgaaaaaggttttattagttgcagtcccaccagtggtgtaaaagtgttcccttctctccacatccattcctGTGTGAAGCCatttcgtcacttttggggacttctataagacgaatattagttttcttcatattatctcagtatcaaaaatacattactggggggtggcgcctgtggctcaagcggtagggcgccggtcccatatgccggaggtggtgggttcaaacccagccccggccaaaaaacaaaaaaaaaccaaacaaacaaaaaaaaaaatacattactgggacctgatcaaactaaaaagcttctgcacagccaagaacatagtaagtaaagcaagcagacagcctcagaatgggagaaaatatttgcaggttatacctctgataaaggtctaataaccagaatccacagagaactcaaacgtattagcaagaaaagaacatgcgatcccatctcagggtgggcaagggacttgaagagaaaattctctaaagaagacagacgggTCAATGTGGGCGCCAGCGCCCGGCAGCGCAGGGTCTTCATGGCGGAGGTGCAGCAAGTGCGGGTGCAGGAGGCCGTGGACTCTATGGTGAAGAGCCTGGAGAGAGAGAATATCCAGAAGATGCAGGGTCCCACGTTCCAGTGCAGCGCCAACTGCTGTGAAGACAGCCAGGTGTCCATGCAGCAGGTACACCAATGCCTCGAGAGCTGCCATGCGcctcttgctcaagctcaggcTCTGGTGACCCTTGAGTTGGAGAAGTTCCAGGACCGCCTGGCCCGATGCACCATGCATTGCAATGACAAAGCCAAAGATTCAATACATGCAGGGAGTAAGGAGCTTCACGTGAAGCAGCAGCTGGACAGTTGTGTGACTGTGTTGATGACCACATGCACCTCATCCCAACTATGACCAAGAAGATGAAGGAGTCTGTCATATCCattgggaaataaaaatatttgccagTGGCCACTGGGGCTGAGGACAAGAGtctgttttaaaaaggaaagggaattttAGTCTTTTAAGCAAAGTCTgtgaatgaagaaattaaggaCGGCAGTGGGTTTAAGGCATATGTCACTTGCCTCTGGACATTTGTTCCTTTGTTTCAAACCTGAaaagtgaaatggaaaaaaattggtACTAGAATTTTTGTCAGAGATAATACAAGAGAGTGTTCTAGACCCTATACGGCAAGTGTTTGTCCTAGCAGTTAAGAATCTCCTCTATACCACGCCAATGCCCTCCAAGGTACCAAATTCTTACTGCATAGATACTATCAGGCTGGCAGTTTCCTCTAACCTGCCTACGATCTGGTAAAGTTTAAGTGGAAGCATTTCTGTTTGTTGCTAACCTCCCGTTTACCAGAAGTGTCGCCATACCATTTCCACAATCTGTACCACAAAATTCATGAGGTTACTaatttaaaagggggaaaaaaaagtttctgggtttttatttttcttggttttattatatttgtaaaaGGGCACAAAATTGATTTAAGTTGTGGAGCTGGGAGGGAGAGTAGTTTGGATAGGAACTTTGAAAAGTTTTCTTGAGATATCCTTTTCTGGTCATCAAGGTGTGGATGTGCAGTTCTTAAAATTGTTACCTGTTGCATCTTTCAGGCAGATACCTTGCAAAAACATGAGAGGCAACATCAGAGTGATTTGGGGAAGCAGAACTTTTCTGCTTATTAACTGGTAGGCCCTGATGCTGTCTGCAGCAGAGTGACATGAAAATGTTGCACTAACACTTTCTCCTTGAAAAGAAATAGGGTTTTGATTGTGGTAAATACCAGTATGGAGAAGCCAACAGTAAAAAAGGAACTGTTGGCTGCCTGAATAGAATAGAGTTATGAAATGCTGGATTTGGAAGAACATGGTTTTCATAGAATGCAATGAAAGCTTAAACCCAGCTTTGCTTACTTAGGCCCCTGAATTACGAGGACCCTATTGAGACAATCCCCTGCTAACAGGAAATTCAAGGGGAAAGTAAGCAAATTGGGCTAGGAGCTGTGCTTTCCATTGCCGAAAGCCATTTTTGCCTGGGGTCTTTTCAACAAGCATTGTTCCTGCCCTCCACCTGTGGTTTTGATAAAAACCTCATTTGtcagggggtgcctgtggctcagtgagtagggtgctggccccatatacccatggtggcagattcaaacccacccccagccaaactgcaacaaaaaaatagctgggcgttgtggtgggtgtctgtggtcctagctacttgggaggctgacacaagagaatcacctaagcccatgagctagaggttgctgtgagctgtgacactacagcactctactgagggtgacaaagtgagactctgtctctaaaaaaaaaacctcatttgTCTATCAACCTATACTTGAAATGATAATATAGCctgtctgttttcttcttccaGGCTGTGATATATTTTCCTAGTAATATGgttttaaacaataaataacGTTAAtctttcccccccccaaaaaaagaagacagacgcacaatctacaaacacatgaaaaaaagctcatcatccttaatcatcagagaaatgcaaatcaaaacaactttgagatatcacctaatgccagtaagagtagcccacataacaaaatcccaaaactagagatgttggcatggatgtggagaaaagggcacacttctacactgctggtgggaatgcacactaatacgttccttctggaaggatgtttggagaatacttagagacctaaaaatagatctgcccttcgatcctataattccttaactaggtttatatccagaagaccaaaaatcacaatataacaaagacatctgtaccagaatgtttattgtagcccaattcataattgctaagtcatggaagaagcccaagtgcccatcgacccacaaatggactagcaaattgtggtacatgtacaccatggaatattatgcagccttaaagaaagatggagactttacctctttcatgtttacatggatggagctggaacatattcttcttagcaaagtatctcaggaatggaagaaaaagtatccaatgtactcagccctactatgaagctaaattatagctttcacatgaaggctataacccaactatagcacaagactatgaggaaagggccaaggaaggggaagggaggggggaggttagggtggagggaggataatgggtggggccacacctacggtacatcttggaatgggtacaggcgaaacttactaaaggcagaatacaaatgtcttcatacaataactaagaaaatgccatgaaggctacgttgaacagtttgatgagaatatttcagattgtatatgaaactagcacattgtaccccttgattacactaatgtacacagctataatttaacaataaaaaaaatgaaaaaaaaaagaattcctgtctgaaggcatctggtcctaggctttttttttttttttgaagctttttattatttttttaaactcaatacttgatattggtctattcaggagatttttcttcctggttaagtctagggagatggtgtgagtccaggaattggtccatttcctccacattgtcaaatttctgggcatcgagtttttggtagtagtcagaaataatctcttgtatctctgtggtatcagttgttatttccccgttttc
Coding sequences within:
- the LOC128571999 gene encoding protein FAM136A-like codes for the protein MAEVQQVRVQEAVDSMVKSLERENIQKMQGPTFQCSANCCEDSQVSMQQVHQCLESCHAPLAQAQALVTLELEKFQDRLARCTMHCNDKAKDSIHAGSKELHVKQQLDSCVTVLMTTCTSSQL